Within the Deltaproteobacteria bacterium genome, the region TCCTAGATTCATGTATCTGCGATATCAATGACAAGCATAGACCTAATACGCATCTCCTCGTGGAAAGACGTTGACTACTGCAATGATCTTTTCGTCCCTCAGAAGGGAGAAAATAAGGCGGCAACCACCTACTCTAAGCCTGAAGAACCCTTTTAGGTCTCCTGTAAGAGGTCTAACTTGGGGGTGATCTAAAGGATCTTCCATATCAGCCGTCTCCAGCAGTCTTTCTTTTATCCTTTTTCTTAGATCCGCATCAAGTCTCCTGTAATATTTCTCTGCGCTGGTGGAGAACCTAACCCTCCAGATCACCTATCTCCTTTCCTCCTCCCTTCTTTATCTCCTCCAACCCTTCATGGCACTCTTTTACAAATCCGGGAACCCCTATAAGTTCCAAGCTCTCCTTATGTCTCTCTATATATTCGTCTACCAACTCCTCAAAGATCTTACTCAACGGCCTGTTTTCATAA harbors:
- a CDS encoding type II toxin-antitoxin system RelE/ParE family toxin, which produces MIWRVRFSTSAEKYYRRLDADLRKRIKERLLETADMEDPLDHPQVRPLTGDLKGFFRLRVGGCRLIFSLLRDEKIIAVVNVFPRGDAY